DNA sequence from the Salvia splendens isolate huo1 chromosome 19, SspV2, whole genome shotgun sequence genome:
ttagcaACACACTAAATCAAAAAAATAGTAAACTGCAAATTGTGATTTTCTTAGACTTTGAAGTTGAAGGTTTCTAGTAGAATTTATGAAATACGAAGAAAGCAAAAATTGGAGACTATAGGCTCCAAATTATCTCCATTATATTGTCTCAATCCAAACTCCAAAGTATATCTCCATTATACTGTGATTCGATGTTTATCTAATGTCTCATTGTTTTGATAATTAGTATAGATCTTTTcatattttagaataaaatgttataaaaaaatttttctgCCAATTAAAATATTGACGTGAGTGCGTGACAATCGAATTTACACATTGATTATCCAAATTACACGTTGACTACCTAAAATTACACAGTCGACGTGTAATTTCGACTATATTTTCGtgtattataaaattttgtaaGACAATTTATCGTAAATATGCACAATACCAAGCCCAATAAGCCAACTTTAATAAGCCCAATACGAAGCCTAATAAGCCTACTTTAATTCCATGAATATTCATACGAATATTTTTTCAATTACATAAAATTACTCCAATTTATCTCTTTCCAAAATTGTGGCTGCTTCCGAATCACGAAAATGAGCTCCCTTCCATTGTCAATCGGAATTTACAATCCCGCTCACAGATTAGGATCTCTCACCAGAAGGAAGCCATGGATAGTTCAATCCTCTGCTCTCAAATTGAATCTAAACGCAACGATTTCACCTCCATTGAGCAGAAGAGAAGCTGTAGGCATTGGCTTCTGCTTCAGCCTTGTTCAATTTCTTCATCCGCGGACGgacgcagcggcggcggagagcGCCACCTCGGACACGTGTGAGTACACGGCAGCTCCTTCAGGTCTCGCCTTCTGCGACAAGGCTATCGGAACCGGACCTTCACCTGCTAAAGGCCAGCTCATTAAGGTTGCAAATCCAAATTAATCCTTTTGAATGCCTCGCATTGTGCTTTCAATTTGTAGTTGCAGCGGCTGAAAAAATACTCGTAATAATGTGTAAATTGATGTATACGAGTATTTAATCGAATTAAAATTGCAGGCGCACTATATCGGCAGATTGCCGGACGGGAAGGTGTTTGATAGTAGTTACAATAGGGGGAAGCCTCTCACGTTTCGCGTTGGAGTTGGTGAGGTTCGTTATTTTCTGAATTAGGCTAtgctttttaaatttattttcggAATTAAAGTTTATTTTGTTGAACTGGATATCTGCATTACTCAAATTATTGTATTAGTATGTGATTATGCGATGAAATGCGATCTAACAGCATCTGAAAACTTTAAATTaagtgattgtgattgtgattaaTGCAGGTGATAAAAGGATGGGATGATGGAATTCTAGGTGGAGAAGGAATTCCACCCATGCTACCTGGTTCTCATTTCTAAATTTTACTTTTGAAATACACGCATCATACATTTAGTAAAATATATTCTCATGAGTATATAGAAAGTTTGTGGTTTACTGTGTCAAATTCAGTGTGTTGAATTGTTTATCATGAAGGACGGAGCTAAGATTTTGAAAGTAGACAAACGATTATACACTTTTGTATTTAGGAATCGATTTGAACGTGTGAATACATTTCTCTATATACGATAAGTGGGAAACGATACAACGGCCAGGGTGATTTGCTCCATCCCTGATTACCATCATCCGTCTCATTCTCATACATGAAAGTCTTTTTTGGAGAGAGGGGGGGGGATGTATGTGTAAATGAAGTTTAACTGTTAAGTTCATTGCAGGAGGTAAACGCAAGCTGAAAATTCCTCCAGCACTAGGATATGGCATGAGGGGAGCAGGCTGCAAAGGAGGTATTACATAGGCATAATGACCTTTATATTATGAAATCATTATGGTTGATGAATGATTTGAGATGCATATTCCGTAGTAACAAAATAATCAAGATAACGAGTACTTAAGATGTGAATACAAATGTGTGTCATGTAAATTTGATGAGTTGAAACAAAGCGATGCTAAATTCGACTTCCAGTCAGGAAAACCAATGAATGAGAACTCAACTCTCAAACTCTCTATATATATCAATGATCATAACACTCCAGTCTGGCATTCACTACATAAAGTAAACTATTTTATCGGCTACTAAGTAAAGATAAGTTCATGCATGAGAGACTCTTGAAATCAGCAACATTTATAAAAGAGACTTTTGAACACATAGAACTCTTTAAGATAGTTGGAATATAGATTCAGTGAGACATACATAGAGAAAGTCATTTGAACTGGCTGTCCAAGGCATCTGGCCGTTGGTGATTTGGAGCTGTAACGAAGATGTTATGACTTAAAACATGAAAGGGTGGTTAAAACTGATTGTTCCACGAATTTGAACTAGGTCAATTTTCAACCACACGGCTTTGGTCATTATTGTTGTTGCTGTGtcgttattgttgttgttgttgatgtTGTTAAAGGTTAACTattgtgcataattgaattggTGGTGCAGGATCGTGCATTATTCCTCCAGATTCAGTTCTTTTTTTCGACGTGGAGTTCGTTGGAAAGGCTTAACTGGAGGCTTCGCGATGGGTTGTGGATCATTTGCTTTTGAGGTTatcttttttccactttttacACTTTATGCTATTTGTTTCTGGTATATGTTAAGATTTAAAGTAACTGTGTAATTTAATTGAATCCTCAAATACAGGGAGAAATTTGGTTTCCATTGTATATGTTACAGAGATACAATTAATGTAGAAATTAATATGCTCATTTATTCTCAATTAAAATGGCTGTCATTTGCCACATTGCTATTGTTATACATATAACACATGATTATGTAAGGCAAAATGGTTGGAGATTACCTTGGAATACATTTACTTTACAAAATTAGCCTTTATAGCTAAACGATTAAGTGTCAAGTTTCCTTTTTCTTCCATCCACGATTAAGTGTCTCGTTTACTTtttactatattattttttataatggatcatatattccactaactcttctcactcacattttaattcaaaactaatactactccatataaaaGTAGTATTTACactccattaactttttttactcattttttattacatttcttaaaattcttgACAAGTCCACTTATGATATTTAATCTTCAAAGTATCATTTGaactaattttattaaattcatctCATTGAGGGTCAGATAACGATGATAAAATTTTAACGAGGATAAAATAGTCATTTATTTCATCTATAATGAAAAGTAAATGCCTCTAAAATTTGGTTTACAGTATCGATAtttagagtatccacaataAGGAGGACACTTTAGTGGACAagccacttttttttttatccacAATCACTTTTTTTTCCACGGCCACAAAAAAATGTCCACAACAATAGTGGACACTCCCAAgtcacaaatcacattattttatcaattgttggCATATTTTAATACAGTCTAGAATACAAATTATTggactataataattaaaaaaatacacataatttaattttaaaaaattcaaacacaTAATTTATTCCAACAcaattttgtgttttaaaaaaattaaaatacataattaaaacacataaattaatactacacacactctctctctctccacgtCATCTTCACTTCACTTCATCTTCCCCAaatttctatctctctcttcactTCATCTTCCTCCACATTTATAAACCTCCACATAGAATAAatgaagaaatttttttttaaaaattaagaaaatcgTATTCTGGCAGCCGTGGCTCACCGGGCCGCGCAATAGCCCGTCGTGGCTCATACTCCCCCGCTCCGTCCACGCCGACTACTCGGCGAAGGGCTGTCCGCCCCTGACTGCCTCGGCGCATCCGTTCTCCACAATAGGGAGCCGCGGCGCCGCCGCGGAGTCGGCGGCCGCCGGGCCTCGGCGTATCCAGGTTTCCATTCTTGCTTTTGTATCCGGGAGATTCCTCCTATGCGTTCTTTGTAAGTAGATAACTCCGATGGAAAGCCATTTTTAGTCTTAAATATATgacgattttatgattttggtccataacattatcttttgaattattgcatcctGAACAAATGAAAACGGTCCAGATTTAGTCCATTTTGGATGGAGCCGTCAAAAATTGATGGTCAACTCCAATTAAGCATGTTTTGACTTGACTAACAACTTCtaattgaaatatttaatttaccaaaaatttaaatactccctccgtccacgaaaaatagaccatatttgtcattttttgttgtccacgaaaaatagatcAAGTTTGAAAATGACCTCGCATTTGCTATCTAACacaattaaacactactaataatatggaccgcACATtcaactaacactacttctctcttactttaccaattccacattaaaacccgtTTCATTCACAATATGGTTATTTTTCGAGCAAGGGGGAGTATATTATTTACCAAAAAATTCCCATTCTCATCACTACTCTCTCCCTCAAATTGAAAATAGGGTATTGCAAATATTGATCCTCCCTCGAGTCAGCACGCAAGTTTGGGACCCCCCATCGCTAAGAACGAACCTTTAATCGAAGTTTGGGGCTGCCGGACCAAGATGCGAGCCGGTTGTTCGAATAGCAGCGGCTATGGCGAGACAACCAGCGAGGAGTTGGGGACTGATGGTAGGCAGCACCCCACGGTTGAAACACGAAGGACACGACGGCGTTGGCTGAACTGCCACAGCCAAGCTTCATCTCCGATTCGCGATGAGGTAGGAGACCAACACCGCGTGCCGCCGCTCACCGAAGACGGGGGTGGTGTCGACTAGGCGATGAGGTAGGAGAGGCACTGCGGTGAGgtcgagagagaaagagagatagagtgagagagagagggcaaTTTGGGAAAGAGGAAGGAGACGTCGCACCGCCGCACGCCGGCGATGGCGGTGGTCCTCCGCGACCAGACGAGAGAGAAGAGAGGCAAAGTAGAGTCTATGGTGAAACAGAGAGAGTTTTGGGCGCGTTGTTTCATGTAGAGAGAGGTAATGAGTGACGACGGTAGAGAGATGAACAAAATCTGGCTCGCACGCCGGCGACTGTTAGTGCCACGGTGGAGTCGGTATGAGGGCAGCGGACGGAGAAGAACTGACTTGAGGAATGAGGGATGCTTCATTAATTTCAGTTTAAGAGGGAGAGAAGCAACAAgaatgatattttttgttgaataatagtatattttattttcaagtaaattaaataaattaattagaacTTGTTAATTCAGTCAAAACATGTTTACTTAACGTTGACCGTCAATTTTTGACGGTtccgtccaaaatggactaaATCCGAACTGTTTTCATTTGTTTaggatgcaataattcaaaagataattttctcgaccaaaatcataaaattgtcatatgtttaggaccacaaATGACCTATACTCTGGTGGAATATAATTAAATGTTGTAGTCCTTATGTCCAAATGTAGCTAAGTTGTGgattatttttttggattgtTCGAATTTAGTTGTGTCATTTCCAATTTTtgcaaaacaaaaacaacttactccctccgtccatgaaaaatatggtactttgtgaatgacacggattttaatgtagaattggtaaagtaagaaaaaatggaaaaaagtaagagagaagtagtgttagtggggGTCCATATTATAAGTaagaaaaaagggaaaaaagtaagagaagagtaatgttagtggaatgtggggtccatattatttgaatgtgccctatttttcgttgacaaccaaaaatgagaaATGTGCCCTATTTTTCGCGAACGGAGGGAATATTCTATTTTTCCATTATTATCTCTTCTTCATGTCTCTACTTTATTATGTTgtcctaattttattttatatgcaCTTAATTCACTTTATACAATCTTAAATCCCGTACTTAAAACAAATGCATCTATACTATATCGGGATGGAGGGATTACTATTTTAGTCATCTTTGGTATATTTATGGTTCATTGTACTCTTCTTTCTCGTGTCTTCTCATTTCTACATACTGCAACAATTGCACATTTAAGAAGATTTCATTAACTCCTGAAACCCTAGTACCTCTTACGATGATCTTAAGAGCATGTGCTCTTGCCAGCagtacggttgtgggcccggacggtattattcatgcctgctctctggcaagagcacaacacccacagttgtgctcttccgcaaggacgtgcacaattaatataaaattcaattaaacaataacatttccataatattaaaatccatttaaaaacaataataaatattacaaattataaataaaattaaaaaatacataattaaaatcctaaaaattaaaaattacataattaaactccttaaaattaaaaattacataattaaaatcctaaaaattaaaaattacataattaaactcctaataagactacgcatccggcgggatcaaccccaattgtttttggagacctttatcatggtctcgtgtgtttcaagttgcgtgggggtcatagatgacctatcggccatattgagttggcttaagagcatccacagcgagttgttcgggggtggaggtggcacatagggagcgggagcgggagcggcttcgggagtggcttcgggagtcgagccgcgacgacggttggccgccgccttcttccttccttgggagcggcgttgggaaccgctcggtccggcgtcggggctacccaagttagctccggcgagttggctagccacttcttccgagccggagtcggatagggctaccgaccttgatcgtttggaggagccgctagaggaggatgttatgcatcccttatacttcgggtgcgtccgcgtctcctgccaaacgttaagatatttgaacgacttaccgttcatggattggtaggtgctcagcgcggcggtgatgatgtcgacctcgctttggCCGCTCctggcattccgggactcctggataaaatagccgttgaacttgccaatttcttcgttggctcggccgatgcagttgcgcaccatactctcgttgcgctcgatcgttccgggtggccggtttgcattgtaccggctagagacgcgccaccaaaagtgatcgccggattggttcgttccaaccaccgcatcttcggagatttccaagtacgccttgaaaatctttccatctccgccggtgagtacggtgtgcggacaccggcgcgagatggaggaatcggcatttgggaaggggcacgaggcctaggctccggtgtccacacGTAGCACCCTTCGGAGgaaccttggtcgtcgattgggtatggacggtagccacccggaacggctgaatcttgggtttgaggaggggcagaatattccgtttccggactaggaaacggttgtgaaccgaaccattcggggttccaaccgtgggagcccgaagggttatcgtcttggccggacatagtgatgttgtagggtatgagagaatgaagatgaaaatggatatgagagaatggagatgagaatggatattggagaatgatgatgagagttgtgtagtttgatgtgaatttatggggagaaattgggggtatttatagatgaaagtgtgtatttttgggtaaaaaaaatgaaaaaaaattaaaaaggtgtaaaaaacggttataaacggatatattttttttggggaagtgaaatttttttttattttttatcggtttttttaataaaaacccaattttttaaaaaataaaaataaaaaatgtttaaatgcaacggtcgagccgttgacgaatgggagcgcgccacgtatgcctccgctggcacggacgtgctcgatacatcgagcagcgccgtgccagcggtacgagcgcagcggcggcggatggcgtccgtgccagcggcgcggacggcggtggcgacggacgccaccgttgCGCATGCTCTAACATTACTTTGTATTGTGCCTCCTATCCAAGCTTCTTCGCCGGCTACTACATTATCCTTGATTCAACTAGGGCAAGAAGATGGCGCGAGATGGAAGATCGTCAAAGGTTCAATGATGGAGTTGACGGTTGAGTTGACCACTAGCTTTAGGGAAACTGGATTAAAGTTATTGTGGAGTAGTTAATTGTAGGGAGGTGACGGTTGTGGAGGATTTTCTTTTGGATGGCTCCTATGAGGATTTTAAAAAAAGCCAATAAAGATCCAATTTATGTATGATCTCAAATATGAGCATGATACGTGCGTATCTATATGAAGATCCacatatctttattaattagttaattagcgATTTGTcatatatttttcatatatgtttaggatattttcttgttctttaagttagggtatttagcattataaataggtgtCATTGTTATTCCATTCATTAAAtgaatgaatatatgaatttacgtttctttctgttttattttacgCACTTTGTTTAAGCTTGAGTTGTCGACGGGATTCCGCCTCCGGGACTTCTTTTTTATCGTCTCCGGCATCTTGATAAGGGAATTACCCTTATCAGAGcataattgaaaataataaataatagagTGAACTATATAAATAGCATATGAGCTTTCACTTTGTTATGAAGAGCATTTTACCGCTAGGCTAGTTATGTCTTCAAAATTAATGGATCTTAGATATTAGTATTACGGAACTGTTTAGGATATAGTTGTACTCAGTACTTCTTTAATTCTCAAATGGCTCCTTTCCTTCACTGTTTAGTTtggtttgaaatttgaaaagatTTGTTATCACATAAAACTGAGGAAAGGCCAGAGAGATAATGTGAGATAATTGTCAATCGGATTAGATTTTCAATTATGCTACTAATATGTAAAATTTTTAAGGTGACACTATAAATTACTAGTAGTGATTAATTCAAGAGATCATGGTATCGCTGGAACAATGTCTCAAAATCGCATTCAGTAGCTATATTTTAACAACGAATGCTGAACAAaaacataagagcatccgcagcggtggcagttggcgccaccgccgtccgtgccagcggcaaggcgaagaaccgccgccgctgcaaccgcgccgctggcacggcgctgctcgatgtatcgagcacgtccgtgccagcggacgcacacgtgtcactctcccattcgccaacggcatagccgttggtttcaaacaattttttatttttttttttaaaaaatcggttttttattaaaaaaaccgataaaaaataaaaaaaaaaaatttcacttccccaaaaaattatatccgtttataaccgtttttccccactttttaattttttttttattttttttaccccaaaaatacacactttcatctataaatacccccaatttcactcccaaaaattcacactttcactacacaattctcatcatcattctctcatctccattctcatcttcaatctctcatatccattttcatcttcctctcacaccctacaacaccactatgtccggtaacgacgacaacccaagcggctctcacggttggaaccccgaatggttcggttcgcaaccgtttcctagtccggaaacggaatattcggcccctcctctcacccaagattcgggcgttccgagtggctaccggccatacccaatcgacgatcaaggtgcctccgatgggcgctacgggtggacaccggagcctaggcctcgcgccccttcccaaatgc
Encoded proteins:
- the LOC121778222 gene encoding peptidyl-prolyl cis-trans isomerase FKBP13, chloroplastic-like, with amino-acid sequence MSSLPLSIGIYNPAHRLGSLTRRKPWIVQSSALKLNLNATISPPLSRREAVGIGFCFSLVQFLHPRTDAAAAESATSDTCEYTAAPSGLAFCDKAIGTGPSPAKGQLIKAHYIGRLPDGKVFDSSYNRGKPLTFRVGVGEVIKGWDDGILGGEGIPPMLPGGKRKLKIPPALGYGMRGAGCKGGSCIIPPDSVLFFDVEFVGKA